Below is a window of Lytechinus variegatus isolate NC3 chromosome 4, Lvar_3.0, whole genome shotgun sequence DNA.
gaaattagaagaaaaatatcaatgcTTGGCGTACATGAGACAGCGTCTCACAGTTTAAAGTAAGGTATGTATAAAACTTTCCTTTTCCATATCCACTGGGAACATTTTTTGCAGAGTATTCCTGAACCTATATCGAATTGAAGTTAAAGAGTTTAATCAGTTATTGTCTCCAATGTTTGAACATAGAGCGACATTTGAACATGGTGAGACAACTTTTTATACTCTTCAACTTCATGCATAGGACACGATAAACCCCTTCTACACAATCGAACTCATCGAATGATACTCGAGGGTAGACTTTCCATTCAGCATTAAAGTGCGTTAACGTCTTCTTgtttaatgttttttaaaacaagtgcacacttagttaccaataatgcatataacatttccatttattttgaaatcaggataaGAGAGcaatgtagattaaatgccttgctcacgggcataggtgccgcggccggggatcgaaccccggactttccatgtatagccaggtgCCTTAGATCGTTCGGCCACGGCATCTCCCTTTGTATATCGATCGACTATTAATACATGGATTGCATTAAAAGGAACAAATATTTAATGATGTACACGTAACACACGTACTCATATTTATTCTTTAAGTTTAATCTCAGCAAGAAGTTGATGGAGTCCCCTGTTTGTCTTCCGGAAGGAGAGTACCTTTCCATCGGTGTAGATGACCATTCTATCAGGTCTAGGAATGGCACAACTTGGACTGTAAAACGATGGCTCACACACGGCTACTCGTTCTGCAACAAACTCAGCAGAAGTTGACAAGACTGAGACCTTGTAATCTGAGTGGTGTCTGTCCCAAGAGAGCAGATAGATAAGGTCATGTCCGCGGTCTACAACTAGACTCTTGATTCCTTCCCCATGGCAATGCTTTGAAGCAAGGATCTTACCGGAGTCGTCCAAGACCGAGATATCAATACCTTCGACACACTCGTTGAGGACGACGACATGTCCCGATGAGAGAGCACAAATGTCGTATATTGGAGTCCCAATGTCAATGGATGCAACCGCTTTACCATCTTCAGGGCTATAGATCCCGATCGTTCCAGATCCGACTGCGTTGGCGAGGATCAGACCATCTTTGTTTACAGCAACGCATACAGAAGACTTCTCACCGCCTAcactcttcttttcttcttcatctacGGTAATGACGATGAGCGGTTTCCAAGAACGATCACAAATGACCACCTCACCTTCGTTAGACCCACAAACGATTCTACGAGCAGTGTCTCTCAGTGGCACACATCGCCACAAATCGTATGGACTGTTGCCTTTAATCACTTTCTTCTTGATTTTGGTCTCGATATTAACGACATAGATAGCGTGTTTTTCTGTGTCTTTGATGACTATTTCAGTGCCAGCGATAGCGCCCATCATGTAGGAGATCTTTCCGATTTCAGGATTGTATTCATCGTTCTGGACCCAGGTTTCGACTGGAACATCAATGGTTCCGATTTGTTGGTTGTCGCTCTTTGCAAAGGAAACTTTCTGGGCCACCCCAGTGACCTTTTTCATCACAACTTTCATGTCAATTTTGGTGTTAGCCTGGGCTGTTAAACATGTCAGAGATGAACTGACGTCCCGGAACTCTTTCATCAAATCGCTCTTGCTTGTTAGCAATTCCTCGGCCCGTGCCCGCATCTCTACAAGTTCTTTGCATTTCTTATCAGGTTGGTCTTTTATATACCCAGTCATTTCACGAAGTCTAGCGGATACGTCCTTCAGCTTTCGCTGACGATCTCCGAATGCGTCTTTGagtttcttttcttctctctcatAGGCTAGTCGCAGTTTCTCCTCCTCCATTGAAAAATGCTGTTCCAGACCCTCAACCTCCTCCTCGACCGATTTCACCTGATTGTTAAACGTTTCTTCATTCTCTTTACTCATCTCGATCAACCGAGCCAGGTCCTCTTTCCGTTCCTTCAGAGTGTCATCAACGTCACCAAGGGTGCATGTTGATTTGCTGTGTGTAGTGATCGCACACGCCTCACAGATAGGGGCATCGTGAGTCAAGCAGAAGATCTTCGCCTTGTCCATGACGTGTTTCTGACAGAACCATTCTGCTGCATTGATAGAACTTTCTTTATCTATGGCACATCCATCGCAGAGTTTCTGTCTCACTAGGACTCGGTAGGAAACATGAGCTGTGTCCTCAGTGAAGCAACCCTCACACCGTGTATCATCCGATGAAGCAGAAAAGCCTGATGCCATTCTGTTGGTTGCGAGCATGCAGGTCTACAATCGGATCTGTAGAGATGAAATGAAGTGAATGAAACGTTAGACCGTAATGGCTTCCACTGAGTAACCTACCAGATTAATTGGCTACAAATATTCAGCATAAAGGAGACTACCAAGATAACTCGTACAAAAAAAGGAGAGCGCAAATGAAAGGGAAGCCATTATTCACCAACATTTATaaagtcaatttcaaggatctTTAAATCATATTCAGGTGTATAAACAAACACCGGATGATTGTAATCTCCGGTGACTTTGGCTTCAATTGAGTGCATACCAGCATAAGGGTTCTTGTCGTAAAATGTATTCGTCTGGCcaaccccacccccaaaaatgGATATACGTCATCTGAGGGGTCTCATAGGAATTCAATGAAGCAGATATCCTTCCATGATGAGCATGACTTAAATTCTGGTTGAACTTGCTTTGCTGACAAACCCGTCACCATTTAGACATTGATATGGCAGCAAGACCTATCGCACTTACTATTAGCACATAGTCCCCCCTCCGAAAAAAACACATAATAAAGAATATCATGTCAGTTGATTCTGTACAATATGATTTTGACCAAtaattgcaaaagaaagcatTCCTTATTCATACTTAGAAGGTTGGGGCAACAGAAAAGATACAACCGTCAAGTGTCAACCCCCTGGGGAGATTTTCATCAACACTTTTGTCCGACATCTTGTCAGACGTGACAAATTttcctgattttgattggcagaAAAGCACTATTACTATGGTTATTGTCGGTAAAATAGGATTTGTATGATAAAACGTCCCAAAAGTCGTTTCATGAAACGTACTCCAGGTCGATAAAAGTTAGCggaagtcacttttcaacaaaaaaatacaaggtAGTGTTAAATGAAATCTTAGACTACACCAACAGTATCAAATGAAATCTTAGGCTTCATACACTCGGTAAACTGTTGATCAACATTTATAAGGTAAACTTATCAACATAAGGTAAACTGTTGATCACTGATATATTGACCCAGTATAGCCTATCGTTTAGGAAAATAATAGAAGACTACTTACCACCAATATGGCAAAGGCTAACAATTCAGAAAAGCTATATCACATATATCACGCTTCAATATGTCATGGGGTATGCACAGAACAGTGAGGTTGTTctagaaaaatgttaattttagtTGATGACTCATTAGCGATGTGTGTCGGAAGCCTAGTCCAGGGTAGGCCTACACCACAAGTTGGCAGTGCTTATGTCAGTAGCgtacgcaggggggggggggttaaagggTTCAAACCtcccttaattttttgataGCCCAACCCCCCTAATAATTTATCCCCCTATTTTGGGGGGAatccccccccacaaaaaaaaaattgtgatgaagaccattttttttgctcgtcaatttgTTTTGGGTAGGAAACGACCTAAATTGGTGGTCAAGACCTTTattttgcggggggggggggattatcaacatttcatttagcttgaacccccccccctaaaaaatcctGATTACGTTACTGGTTTATGTTATTCTCCGTGCAATAATTATGAGCTAGTTTTTTTCCAAGCCTGTGTATTGTGATGAGAAAAGGAAGTTTTTCAAGGGAGGCGGGATTCGAAACTGCGTCTTCTGTAACTAAAAAAGAAAGTTCAaaattattactataattggCCTACCAGGGGAGTCCCGATAATAAGCATTCGGCACCCCTTGTAGTGGTTCTGTCACTAAACAGTAGAACCACAACGTaaggttttatatatatatatatatatatatatatatatatatatatatatatatatatacatgtatatatatatatatatatatattgctcaAAGTGGTAGGGTCTTTTCTTTAATAATTCGGAAGGTTCCATCTGGGCACCCTATAGTATAAGTCGTCATAGGTGGCTTATGCCATGCACAATTTTTCACAATCCTTTTAAATATGATTTGTCTCTTTTACAGAATCAACATAccatgtttgatatcaaattaaagttGATGAAAATTCGAATGCAAATATATGGATCGCGCATGGCACCATGCAAGACTCATCtatatagataataataataataataataataatccgcttttatatagcccttaatacatcggaacgacgtgtctaagcgctttacagatatattattaccccggtcatcggattcaatcagtcattcccgcacacaatgtgtgcacatcctccactccctggggagtattccagtcagtcgcctgtgaggcgcacacagtactggacaagctacaatgactttcacatcataccgggtacccatttagcacctgggtcgagagtggcaaagtgtggattaacgccttaccaaaggacgccagaccgcggtgggattcgaacacaccaccctctgtttacaaggcgagagtcagaaccactacaccacggctcctccaccaGATCAGTTAATAAAGGTCAAATGGGGCACAATAAGGTAATACAACATATATCATGTTTTTGAAGCAAACATAACGTATTGTGCTCCCTCTGAAAATTGTAGTTGATGGTGTGTATTTCAGAATCTGACAGATGCCACCTTAgcattttttaaagcattttttaaattggcatcATATGCCACGCCCACTTTTTAACATTCCTCTTAATTATGACTCTTCCCTTTTTTACGGAATAAGAATAAGATAGGGCTATTTGGTACCAAATTGAAGCTATTGGAAAATCAAATaagtaaataatatattaattaCATGAAACGCCTGTACATCTTCAGAACAGGTCCTACTTTACTTTGCAGTGCTGCATATTTATTATGGCGAATGATGACGTCGAGTTTGATGGGATAGTGGTGTGGAATTTTTGATCCTCACGTTGATATACAAAGCCTTTTGgctgtttttttctttaaatcacattttgctccTATAATAGTGTTTAATGCTAGTCTTAAGTATACCTTTCTCTACAACCATGCTGTCTTTGGTgaaaagacatgggttttgatGAATAATACCTCGGTctcatttgctctacggcggcagtaaggcgagttgaaaacagccgtaattattcatttttattcaaaccacctatatacAAAAAAGGTTAAAGCGGCTgtttttcgactcgccgtacggccgccgtattGACCGAGGTATAAAGTGCAGCATTGTACttcttaaatttgtttttttcaaacttttgaaatatatttttgttaagtAGGCCTATGAAATAGGCCTTTTCTTTATTGCGCCATGAGCATATTTTTATGTTGGATACCGGCGCATTgcaaatgttcatattattatcaataggcctataatgtaaaatttgatgaaatttaggCCTACTGGATTTTGATAGAGGTTATAAACTCAAC
It encodes the following:
- the LOC121412546 gene encoding uncharacterized protein LOC121412546: MLATNRMASGFSASSDDTRCEGCFTEDTAHVSYRVLVRQKLCDGCAIDKESSINAAEWFCQKHVMDKAKIFCLTHDAPICEACAITTHSKSTCTLGDVDDTLKERKEDLARLIEMSKENEETFNNQVKSVEEEVEGLEQHFSMEEEKLRLAYEREEKKLKDAFGDRQRKLKDVSARLREMTGYIKDQPDKKCKELVEMRARAEELLTSKSDLMKEFRDVSSSLTCLTAQANTKIDMKVVMKKVTGVAQKVSFAKSDNQQIGTIDVPVETWVQNDEYNPEIGKISYMMGAIAGTEIVIKDTEKHAIYVVNIETKIKKKVIKGNSPYDLWRCVPLRDTARRIVCGSNEGEVVICDRSWKPLIVITVDEEEKKSVGGEKSSVCVAVNKDGLILANAVGSGTIGIYSPEDGKAVASIDIGTPIYDICALSSGHVVVLNECVEGIDISVLDDSGKILASKHCHGEGIKSLVVDRGHDLIYLLSWDRHHSDYKVSVLSTSAEFVAERVAVCEPSFYSPSCAIPRPDRMVIYTDGKVLSFRKTNRGLHQLLAEIKLKE